From Salvia splendens isolate huo1 chromosome 16, SspV2, whole genome shotgun sequence, a single genomic window includes:
- the LOC121770623 gene encoding uncharacterized protein LOC121770623, translating to MDREQEEIQFLGFFGILQESCNIVSSWKKIFAQITVALIIPLSFIYLAHIEISELLFTKIMHNEFILDQTPEGTSSYDRLNALLSSELTTFFLFKLGYFLFFIVLALLSTSAIVYTVACIYTSRDLSLPTVVSVVPRVWKRLMVTFIWNFVIIFAYNVVSLIVLMVGAILLGQIDIIGPLFLIAFAAAYLIGFLYITIIWHVATVVSVLEESYGINAMTKSQDLIKGKMGVAFAVFMVIGVCFFAIQLMFEMLVVQGEGGVADRVGYGIVCLVLLSVLMLFGLIAQTIIYFVCKSYHHQNIDKSLLADHLGAYLGEYVPLKAADVQLHHFQP from the coding sequence ATGGATAGAGAGCAGGAAGAAATCCAATTCCTAGGGTTCTTCGGCATCCTACAGGAATCGTGCAACATAGTGTCGTCATGGAAGAAGATCTTTGCCCAAATCACGGTAGCCCTAATCATCCCCCTCTCCTTCATCTACCTCGCCCACATCGAGATCTCGGAGCTCCTCTTCACCAAAATCATGCACAACGAATTTATCCTCGACCAGACCCCCGAGGGCACCAGCTCCTACGATCGCCTCAACGCCCTCCTCTCCTCCGAGCTCACCACCTTCTTCCTCTTCAAACTCGGCTACTTCCTCTTCTTCATCGTCCTCGCCCTCCTCTCCACCTCCGCCATCGTCTACACCGTCGCCTGCATCTACACCTCCCGCGACCTCTCCCTCCCCACCGTCGTCAGCGTCGTCCCCCGCGTCTGGAAGCGCCTCATGGTCACCTTCATCTGGAATTTCGTCATCATCTTCGCCTACAACGTCGTCTCCCTCATCGTCCTAATGGTCGGCGCAATTTTATTAGGCCAGATCGACATAATAGGGCCTCTCTTTCTAATCGCATTCGCGGCGGCTTACCTGATCGGATTTCTATACATCACGATCATCTGGCACGTGGCGACGGTGGTGTCGGTGCTGGAGGAGAGTTACGGGATCAACGCGATGACGAAGAGCCAGGATCTGATCAAGGGGAAGATGGGGGTTGCGTTCGCCGTGTTCATGGTGATTGGGGTCTGTTTCTTCGCGATACAGCTGATGTTTGAGATGCTGGTGGTGCAGGGGGAGGGCGGGGTTGCGGATCGGGTCGGGTATGGGATCGTGTGCTTGGTGTTGCTGTCGGTGTTGATGCTGTTTGGGCTGATCGCGCAGACGATTATCTACTTTGTTTGCAAATCGTATCATCATCAAAATATTGATAAGTCGTTGCTGGCGGATCATCTCGGGGCGTATCTTGGGGAGTATGTGCCGCTCAAGGCTGCGGATGTGCAGCTTCACCATTTTCAGCCTTGA
- the LOC121769889 gene encoding SWR1 complex subunit 6-like has protein sequence MEEDMSSSLRRMSMRTRKVAPKMAAALASSDNRTQAMLARLEALENDNAGFETVQVDDDDEASLDDDDQAYQKKQSRSTKRKTRQAKALENAKKAPRTFIELLQEANLESLPPHVPSYLRAAVGPPSSTARRHFCTVCGFSANYTCLQCGMRFCTIKCQNIHNDTRCLKFVA, from the exons ATGGAAGAAGACATGTCCAGTTCGCTTAGGCGGATGTCGATGAGAACTCGTAAGGTTGCTCCAAAAATGGCTGCAGCCCTTGCCAGCAGTGACAATCGGACTCAG GCAATGCTTGCACGTCTTGAAGCTCTGGAAAATGATAATGCTGGATTCGAGACTGTGCaagttgatgatgatgacgaagcctcacttgatgatgatgatcaaG CATATCAGAAGAAGCAATCCAGAAGCACAAAACGGAAAACACGTCAAGCTAAAGCACTCGAAAATGCTAAGAAGGCACCAAGAACATTCATTGAGCTCTTGCAAGAG GCCAACTTGGAATCGTTGCCTCCCCATGTACCTTCGTATCTGAGAGCAGCTGTGGGACCTCCAAGCTCCACCGCGCGTCGCCATTTCTGCACAGTGTGTGGGTTTTCCGCAAACTATACATGCCTCCAGTGTGGGATGCGGTTCTGCACGATCAAGTGCCAGAATATCCACAACGATACTCGTTGTTTGAAGTTTGTTGCTTGA
- the LOC121772384 gene encoding SAL1 phosphatase-like, giving the protein MNTSFGNSGAVLSIRRGAVLHITARTRPHLNSKSKLPLLSSLSLSTTTSRAARPTASMSYHKQLAAAKKAASVAARLCQKVQTALLQSDVQSKSDKSPVTVADYGSQAIVSLILEKELTAIPLSLVAEEDSGDLRKEESRETLHRITELVNDTFASDGTINISPVSEEDVLKAIDTGKSEGGPHGQHWVLDPIDGTKGFVRGQQYAIALALLDEGKVVLGVLACPNLPLSSIAKSNFSSSEDKVGCLFFAEVGGGTYMQSLDGSPPTKVHVSTNENLEEASFFESYEAAHSSHDLSSLIATKLGVKAPPVRIDSQAKYGALSRGDGSIYLRFPRRGYVEKIWDHAAGYIVVAEAGGVVNDAGGKPLDFSKGRYLDLDTGIVVTNQKLMPTLLKAVQESISEKASSL; this is encoded by the exons ATGAATACATCATTTGGGAATAGTGGTGCGGTATTGTCAATTAGGCGAGGAGCAGTCCTACATATAACTGCGAGAACAAGACCACACCTCAATTCCAAATCAAAACTCCCACTTCTCTCGTCACTCTCCCTCTCTACTACTACTTCGCGCGCAGCAAGACCCACTGCTTCAATGTCTTACCACAAACAGCTAGCCGCCGCCAAGAAAGCGGCATCTGTAGCTGCTCGTTTGTGCCAG AAGGTGCAAACGGCTTTGCTGCAATCTGATGTTCAATCAAAGTCTGACAAAAGTCCTGTCACCGTGGCTGATTATG GTTCACAGGCTATTGTTAGCTTAATTTTGGAGAAAGAGTTGACGGCTATTCCATTATCATTAGTAGCTGAAGAG GACTCTGGAGACCTTAGGAAAGAAGAATCCAGAGAAACACTGCATCGCATAACAGAGCTTGTAAATGATACATTTGCTAGTGATGGAACGATCAACATATCACCTGTCTCTGAGGAAGATGTGCTCAAAGCCATTGACACTGGAAAATCTGAAGGTGGTCCTCATGGTCAACATTGGGTTCTGGATCCAATTGATGGCACTAAAGG ATTCGTAAGGGGCCAACAGTATGCTATCGCACTAGCCTTATTAGATGAGGGAAAAGTTGTGCTGGGAGTTCTAGCATGTCCCAATCTACCATTGTCATCTATTGCGAAAAGCAATTTCAGCAGTTCTGAAGATAAAGTTGGCTGTCTCTTTTTCGCGGAAGTTGGTGGCGGAACTTACATGCAAAGTTTAGATGGCTCCCCACCAACAAAG GTACATGTCAGTACTAATGAAAACCTTGAAGAAGCATCCTTCTTTGAATCTTATGAAGCTGCACATTCTTCCCACGACTTATCTAGCTTGATAGCAACG AAACTTGGTGTTAAAGCACCACCTGTTAGGATAGATAGCCAAGCAAAATATGGTGCTTTGTCTAGAGGAGATGGATCAATATATCTGCGGTTCCCTCGCAGAggttatgttgagaagatatggGATCATGCAGCTGGATACATAGTTGTTGCAG AAGCTGGAGGTGTAGTCAATGATGCTGGTGGGAAACCTCTGGACTTCTCAAAGGGAAGATATCTTGATCTGGACACAGGAATAGTTGTTACGAACCAAAAATTGATGCCGACTCTCTTGAAGGCTGTCCAGGAGTCCATCAGCGAGAAAGCCTCGTCCCTGTGA
- the LOC121772383 gene encoding 2-oxoisovalerate dehydrogenase subunit alpha 2, mitochondrial-like: MALYLSKSGKLLPHFKQKICSLGMISLTSIGSCFSQNPPLSPEHGKTPYAPPSLFASRRFGSVKAENLASITNTADSQALNFPGGMVKFTPELKFISDLPEERIHCYRVLDESGHLLTSDFVEIDKDIAVKMYKDMAMLQTVDTIFYEAQRQGRISFYVTTAGEEAINIASAAALSMDDFVFPQYREAGVLLWRGFGLQDLANQCFGNVGDNCKGRQMPAHYGSKKHNYFTVASTVATQIPHAVGAAYSLKMEGRDACTITYFGDGGTSTGDFHAAMNFAAVLEAPVILFCRNNGWAISTPVSDQFRSDGIVVRGQAYGIRSIRVDGNDALAVCSAVHMARKMAISESRPVLIEALTYRAGHHSTSDDSSKYRPIEEIEWWRAVQDPVARFRKWLEIQGWWSCESDTELKDRARQEVLNAIQVAEKMEKPGVGEIFTDVYDFPPSNLRDQEKLLRQTVLRHQRDYPHFQL, translated from the exons ATGGCCCTCTACCTTTCAAAATCTGGCAAATTATTGCCCCatttcaaacaaaaaatatgttCTTTGGGAATGATTAGCCTCACCTCAATCGGTTCTTGTTTCTCCCAAAATCCTCCACTTTCACCTGAACATGGAAAAACCCCATATGCACCTCCCTCCCTTTTCGCCTCTCGTCGTTTTGGGTCTGTTAAAGCTGAGAACTTGGCTTCTATCACCAACACTGCCGATTCTCAG GCACTGAATTTCCCTGGAGGAATGGTTAAGTTCACCCCTGAGCTGAAATTCATATCAGATCTTCCCGAAGAAAGGATTCATTGCTACCGAGTTCTTGATGAAAGTGGACACCTGCTAACCAGTGATTTTGTAGAG ATAGACAAGGACATTGCTGTGAAGATGTATAAAGACATGGCTATGCTTCAAACTGTGGATACCATCTTCTATGAAGCGCAAAGACAAGGAAGAATATCGTTCTATGTTACAACAGCGGGAGAAGAAGCCATAAACATTGCGTCCGCAGCTGCACTCAGCATGGATGATTTTGTCTTCCCTCAG TACAGGGAGGCTGGAGTTTTACTTTGGAGGGGATTCGGGCTTCAAGACCTTGCAAACCAATGTTTTGGAAATGTAGGCGACAATTGTAAAGGGAGGCAGATGCCGGCACATTATGGATCCAAGAAGCACAATTATTTCACAGTGGCTTCAACAGTTGC TACTCAAATTCCCCATGCCGTTGGTGCTGCTTATTCATTAAAGATGGAAGGTAGGGACGCATGTACAATCACTTATTTCGGAGATGGAGGCACTAGCACG GGGGATTTTCATGCTGCAATGAATTTTGCGGCTGTTTTGGAGGCACCTGTTATTCTTTTTTGCCGAAACAATGGATGGGCAATCAGCACCCCTGTTAGTGATCAGTTTCGAA GTGATGGCATTGTTGTTAGAGGTCAAGCTTATGGAATCCGTAGCATTCGTGTAGACGGTAATGATGCCCTAGCTGTGTGCAGCGCGGTTCATATGGCCCGTAAAATGGCAATTTCTGAATCTAGACCTGTGCTGATTGAG GCCCTCACGTACCGAGCAGGACACCACTCTACATCAGACGACTCCTCCAAATATCGCCCGATTGAAGAGATAGAATGGTGGAGAGCAGTTCAAGATCCCGTTGCTAGATTTAGGAAATGGCTTGAGATACAAGGCTGGTGGAGTTGTGAGTCGGACACAGAACTCAAGGACAGGGCTCGTCAGGAG GTGCTGAATGCAATTCAAGTTGCAGAGAAGATGGAGAAACCAGGTGTAGGAGAAATTTTCACAGACGTATATGATTTTCCGCCTTCCAACCTCCGCGATCAAGAGAAGTTGCTTCGACAAACTGTTCTAAGGCATCAAAGGGACTATCCTCATTTTCAGTTATAG
- the LOC121771006 gene encoding NAC domain-containing protein 104-like has protein sequence MGEEKMVLPPGFQFDPTDEELIVSFLYRRAANLPCYPNIIPDLDIYSAHPWGLHGKAFWSKKEWYFFSGLKQNRATEKGFWKEIGVSEPIFTSKGDEVGIKNYLVFCGDGVHSDWIMEEYHLLNNYSTTSQSQLRGLKEWVVCRVREGKAFDCEEKISNDDDEGVELSYLDEVFFSMDGDDQDDDITFPT, from the exons ATGGGAGAAGAGAAAATGGTTCTACCGCCAGGGTTTCAGTTCGATCCAACCGATGAAGAGTTGATCGTTAGCTTCCTATATCGAAGGGCTGCGAATTTACCTTGCTACCCTAATATCATCCCTGATCTTGATATCTACTCAGCTCACCCTTGGGGGCTTCATG GGAAGGCTTTTTGGAGTAAAAAGGAGTGGTATTTCTTTAGTGGGTTGAAGCAAAATCGAGCTACGGAAAAAGGGTTTTGGAAGGAGATTGGAGTGAGTGAACCCATCTTCACTAGCAAAGGAGATGAAGTTGGCATCAAGAATTATCTTGTTTTTTGTGGAGATGGAGTTCATAGTGATTGGATCATGGAGGAGTACCACCTCCTCAACAACTACTCTACTACTTCCCAAAGTCAACTACGA GGTTTGAAGGAGTGGGTGGTATGTAGAGTTCGTGAAGGAAAGGCGTTTGATTGTGAAGAGAAGATTAgcaatgatgatgatgagggaGTGGAGCTCTCTTATCTTGACGAAGTGTTCTTCTCCATGGATGGCGATGATCAAGATGATGACATCACTTTTCCTACTTAA